The following coding sequences lie in one Mycobacterium sp. Z3061 genomic window:
- a CDS encoding glutamate ABC transporter substrate-binding protein — MRPRRIAALVASAILLAGCGHPETLKVEVTPTLPLPTPVGMQELPMEAALPPDSTSQDCNPTASLRPFPNKADADAAVANIRTRGRLIVGLDIGSNLFSFRDPITGEITGFDVDIAGEVARDIFGGPSHVEYRILSADERITALQRSQVDVVVKTMTITCERRKLVNFSTVYLDANQRILAPRDSPIAKVADLSGKRVCVARGTTSLRRIREITPPAVIVSVVNWADCLVAMQQRQIDAVSTDDSILAGLVEEDPYLHIVGPNMATQPYGIGINLDNTGLVRFVNGTLERIRTDGTWNTLYRKWLTVLGPAPLPPQPRYVD; from the coding sequence GTGAGACCCCGGCGGATCGCCGCGCTGGTCGCCTCGGCGATCCTGCTGGCCGGCTGCGGGCACCCGGAGACGCTGAAGGTCGAGGTGACGCCGACGCTGCCACTGCCTACGCCCGTCGGCATGCAGGAACTGCCGATGGAAGCCGCGCTGCCGCCGGACAGCACCAGCCAGGACTGCAACCCGACCGCCAGCCTGCGCCCGTTCCCCAACAAGGCCGACGCGGACGCCGCGGTGGCCAACATCCGCACCCGGGGACGGCTGATCGTCGGCCTGGACATCGGCAGCAACCTGTTCAGCTTCCGCGACCCGATCACCGGCGAGATCACCGGCTTCGACGTCGACATCGCCGGCGAGGTGGCCCGAGACATCTTCGGCGGACCCTCGCACGTCGAGTACCGCATCCTGTCGGCGGACGAGCGCATCACCGCGTTGCAGCGCTCGCAGGTCGACGTGGTCGTCAAGACCATGACCATCACCTGCGAGCGACGCAAGCTGGTGAACTTCTCCACCGTGTACCTGGATGCGAACCAGCGCATCCTGGCCCCGCGGGACTCGCCGATCGCCAAGGTGGCCGACCTGTCCGGCAAGCGGGTCTGCGTGGCCCGCGGCACCACCTCGTTGCGCCGCATCCGCGAGATCACGCCGCCGGCGGTGATCGTGTCGGTGGTGAACTGGGCCGACTGCCTGGTGGCCATGCAGCAGCGCCAGATCGACGCCGTCAGCACCGACGACTCGATCCTGGCCGGGCTGGTCGAAGAGGATCCCTACCTGCACATCGTCGGCCCCAACATGGCCACCCAGCCTTACGGCATCGGCATCAACCTGGACAACACCGGACTGGTCCGGTTCGTCAACGGCACTCTGGAACGGATCCGCACCGATGGCACCTGGAACACGCTTTACCGCAAGTGGTTGACGGTTCTGGGTCCCGCCCCGTTGCCGCCCCAGCCGAGGTACGTGGACTGA
- the glnX gene encoding protein kinase G-activating protein GlnX, which translates to MTVELAHPSTEPMGSRSPAEPAHPRWWFISTTPGRILTIGIVLAALGVSSAFATSTTINHRQQVLTTVLDHTEPLSFAAGRLYTTLSVADAAAATAFIAQTEPRAVRLRYEQAITDAAVAVTRASSGLTDEPLVQLLGRINAELAVYTGLVEIARTNNRAGNPVGSSYLSEASGLMQSRILPDAQQLYQATSARVDSETTASTQIPAPVILVVTTTVAFGAFAHRWLARRTRRRVNPGLVVGGLGILIMVVWVGTALTISTTASRSAKDTAAESLRTVTNLAITAQQARADETLSLIRRGDEEVRKQAFYQRIDAMHHQLDAYMARRDAVDKPDLQGADQLLVRWQQANDRINAYISVGNYRAATQVALGKGEDDSTPAFDKLDEALTKAMEQSRNHLRNDVLNAKRGLAGAQVGAVVLSLGAAIAVALGLWPRLKEYR; encoded by the coding sequence GTGACGGTTGAGCTGGCGCACCCGTCGACCGAGCCGATGGGGTCGCGCTCGCCCGCGGAACCGGCTCATCCGCGCTGGTGGTTCATCTCGACCACGCCGGGGCGCATCCTGACCATCGGCATCGTGCTGGCGGCACTGGGCGTGTCGAGCGCGTTCGCCACCTCGACCACCATCAACCACCGCCAGCAGGTGCTGACCACCGTGCTCGACCACACCGAGCCGCTGTCGTTCGCGGCCGGACGGCTCTACACCACGCTGTCGGTGGCCGACGCCGCCGCTGCGACCGCGTTCATCGCCCAGACCGAACCGCGTGCCGTCCGGCTGCGCTACGAGCAGGCCATCACCGACGCCGCGGTGGCGGTGACCCGGGCATCCAGCGGGTTGACGGACGAACCGCTGGTGCAGCTGCTGGGCCGGATCAACGCAGAACTGGCCGTCTATACCGGGCTGGTGGAGATCGCCCGCACCAACAACCGGGCGGGCAATCCGGTCGGCTCGTCGTACCTGTCGGAGGCTTCCGGGCTGATGCAGTCCCGGATCCTGCCCGACGCACAGCAGCTCTACCAGGCGACCTCGGCCCGGGTGGACAGCGAGACCACGGCGTCCACGCAGATCCCGGCCCCGGTGATCCTGGTCGTGACGACCACCGTGGCGTTCGGCGCGTTCGCCCACCGCTGGCTGGCCCGGCGCACGCGGCGGCGGGTCAATCCCGGGCTGGTCGTCGGCGGGCTCGGTATCCTCATCATGGTGGTCTGGGTGGGCACGGCACTGACGATCTCGACGACGGCCAGCCGCAGCGCCAAGGACACGGCGGCCGAGTCGCTGCGAACCGTCACCAATCTGGCCATCACCGCCCAGCAGGCCCGCGCCGACGAGACGCTGTCGCTGATTCGCCGGGGCGACGAAGAGGTCCGCAAGCAGGCTTTCTACCAGCGCATCGACGCCATGCACCACCAGCTCGACGCGTACATGGCGCGCCGCGACGCGGTCGACAAGCCCGACCTGCAGGGAGCCGACCAACTGCTGGTGCGCTGGCAGCAGGCCAACGACCGGATCAATGCCTACATCTCGGTCGGCAATTACCGGGCCGCCACCCAGGTTGCCCTCGGAAAGGGCGAGGACGACTCCACCCCGGCCTTCGACAAGCTCGACGAAGCCCTGACCAAGGCGATGGAGCAGAGCCGCAACCACCTGCGTAACGACGTCCTGAACGCCAAGCGAGGGCTGGCCGGGGCGCAGGTCGGCGCGGTGGTGCTGAGCCTGGGCGCGGCCATCGCCGTCGCGCTGGGCCTGTGGCCCCGGCTCAAGGAGTACCGGTGA